Proteins encoded in a region of the Coffea eugenioides isolate CCC68of chromosome 4, Ceug_1.0, whole genome shotgun sequence genome:
- the LOC113768050 gene encoding uncharacterized protein LOC113768050, translating into MQPSPVISLSPAPSFTSYSSSRLAEIAARVVEEFRAENHDYGGYGEDYGGADSFLTDYEESLCENGFHFRDKLMIDEGKSTDKNGGEDEEDEEEFEFAVVGRDFISSPTPADEIFYNGQIRPCFPLFNQDLLLDGAEDEKEAVGFTHQKPPKEVLRPPATAARRLPLRKLFIEDRDPPSSCSSSEADELDGVQPDSYCVWNPKMATAAAGAEEGRCKKSSSTGSCSSKRWKLRNLLHRSNSDGKDSFVFLSHSESRNARKREGNMEKIEKLSGVAPEIPKSAAGKVAPEIPKAAAGKVAPVTAVYVKNDGERRRMSFLPYRQDLVGFFSNVNGLSRNLHPF; encoded by the coding sequence atgcagcccAGCCCAGTTATCTCACTCTCTCCAGCTCCCAGTTTCACTAGCTACTCTTCTAGCCGACTTGCAGAAATCGCTGCTCGAGTCGTGGAAGAATTCCGCGCCGAAAACCATGATTATGGTGGCTATGGCGAAGATTATGGTGGTGCTGATTCATTTCTTACAGATTATGAGGAAAGTTTATGCGAAAATGGGTTCCACTTTCGCGATAAACTTATGATTGACGAGGGAAAAAGTACTGATAAGAATGGTGGCGAAGATGAGGAGGATGAAGAAGAATTTGAGTTTGCTGTTGTTGGCCGGGATTTCATTTCGTCCCCGACTCCGGCGGATGAAATTTTCTATAACGGACAAATCCGGCCTTGTTTTCCGCTTTTTAATCAGGATTTGTTGTTAGACGGCGCTGAGGACGAGAAAGAGGCGGTGGGTTTTACTCATCAGAAGCCTCCTAAGGAAGTTCTGCGGCCTCCGGCAACGGCGGCAAGGAGGTTGCCGTTGAGGAAGCTTTTTATAGAAGACAGAGACCCTCCGTCGTCGTGTTCATCCTCGGAAGCTGACGAGCTCGACGGAGTTCAGCCTGATAGTTACTGCGTGTGGAACCCGAAAATGGCAACGGCAGCGGCCGGGGCGGAGGAAGGGAGGTGCAAGAAGAGTAGTTCCACCGGTTCGTGCTCGTCTAAGCGGTGGAAGCTTCGGAACCTTCTTCATCGGAGCAACAGCGACGGGAAGGACAGTTTCGTCTTTTTATCTCACTCAGAAAGTAGAAACGCCAGGAAAAGAGAGGGAAATAtggagaaaattgaaaagttgtCAGGGGTTGCACCGGAAATTCCTAAGTCGGCTGCGGGAAAAGTTGCACCGGAAATTCCTAAGGCGGCGGCGGGAAAAGTTGCGCCGGTGACTGCGGTGTATGTGAAGAACGACGGTGAACGGCGGCGGATGTCGTTTTTGCCGTACCGGCAAGATTTGGTGGGGTTTTTCTCAAATGTGAATGGCCTGAGTCGGAATTTACATCCTTTCTGA